One window of Candidatus Marinarcus aquaticus genomic DNA carries:
- a CDS encoding SDR family oxidoreductase: protein MKKVVLITGATSGMGLQTALLLAQKGYIVYAGARKVSQDLEEIIEKHKVTINIIHVDVTQTQSIEAAVNTIMQNEKRIDVLVNNAGFGLLSTLEDGTDEEMYQQFDVNVFGLIKMTRAVLPHMRKAKKGVIINISSFLGKMGLPLLSHYNASKHAVEGITDSLRFEVASYNIRVHSVLAGLFKTNFVNKGLKVNDQTTSLDSAYQELVSHFATIVANAINEGPSPVAIAQAVLKIIEDEQSDIAVQVGAESEIFVPLKKQLDDKAFEQKVKETFNI, encoded by the coding sequence ATGAAAAAAGTTGTTTTAATTACAGGCGCAACTTCGGGTATGGGGTTGCAAACGGCACTGTTATTAGCACAAAAAGGGTATATTGTCTATGCGGGTGCACGAAAAGTGAGTCAAGATTTAGAAGAAATTATTGAGAAGCACAAGGTTACAATTAATATCATTCATGTGGATGTGACTCAAACTCAAAGTATTGAAGCAGCTGTGAATACCATTATGCAAAATGAAAAGAGAATTGATGTTTTAGTCAATAATGCAGGATTCGGTCTTTTGTCAACCTTAGAAGATGGTACAGATGAAGAGATGTACCAGCAGTTTGATGTGAATGTATTTGGTTTGATCAAGATGACCCGTGCAGTGTTGCCACATATGCGAAAAGCTAAAAAAGGTGTGATTATTAATATCTCCTCTTTTTTAGGGAAAATGGGATTACCTCTTTTAAGTCACTATAATGCGAGTAAGCATGCTGTAGAAGGGATTACAGACTCTTTACGATTTGAGGTGGCATCATATAATATTCGTGTACACTCTGTTTTAGCAGGGCTTTTTAAAACAAATTTTGTGAATAAAGGATTGAAGGTCAATGATCAAACCACTTCTTTAGACTCAGCTTATCAAGAGCTGGTTTCACACTTTGCTACGATTGTTGCAAATGCCATCAATGAAGGTCCATCGCCCGTGGCTATTGCTCAAGCAGTATTAAAGATTATTGAAGATGAACAGAGTGATATTGCTGTTCAAGTAGGTGCAGAATCAGAAATTTTTGTGCCTTTAAAAAAGCAGCTGGATGATAAAGCGTTTGAGCAAAAAGTCAAAGAGACATTTAATATATAA
- a CDS encoding precorrin-2 dehydrogenase/sirohydrochlorin ferrochelatase family protein yields the protein MAYFPAFIRFDDKKILLIGGGNIALEKLEKLLDFTSEIKVIATRFNEETQSIIQTHQLSYEEKKYEERDIEGFDIVIAAVDDFDLQEEIFKQTRGKNILCNCVDLQKYCDFIFPSYIKRDDLTIAVSTSGASPAMAKQLRIFLSQLIPDSIGTFLEQMKHYRKTMPKGKERMQFLDKKAQEYIQTWGKKHEEKTD from the coding sequence ATGGCATATTTCCCTGCATTTATTCGATTTGATGATAAAAAGATTCTTCTCATTGGAGGCGGAAATATCGCTTTGGAGAAGTTAGAAAAATTACTTGATTTTACGTCTGAGATTAAAGTGATTGCCACACGATTCAATGAAGAAACACAAAGTATTATACAAACACATCAACTCTCTTATGAAGAAAAAAAATATGAAGAACGAGATATTGAAGGGTTTGATATTGTTATTGCAGCAGTCGATGATTTTGATTTACAAGAAGAGATATTTAAACAAACCCGTGGGAAAAATATTTTATGCAACTGTGTTGATTTGCAGAAATATTGTGATTTTATCTTTCCTTCTTATATTAAAAGAGATGATTTAACCATTGCTGTATCTACAAGTGGGGCTTCTCCTGCTATGGCAAAACAGTTGAGAATTTTTCTTAGCCAATTAATTCCTGACTCTATTGGAACGTTTTTAGAGCAGATGAAGCATTATCGAAAAACGATGCCAAAAGGTAAAGAGAGAATGCAATTTTTAGATAAAAAAGCACAAGAATATATTCAAACTTGGGGAAAGAAACATGAAGAAAAAACAGACTAA
- a CDS encoding c-type cytochrome produces MYKNFLILLLFLHTSLLANEGETLFKTYCWGCHHQTSMAFGPSFQQIANTRNSGEIIAQIVDPTNTAITLGYERSAMPAFNRLTSEQLQALTSYIQSFKD; encoded by the coding sequence ATGTATAAAAATTTTCTGATCCTTTTACTGTTTTTACACACGTCACTTTTAGCCAATGAGGGTGAAACGCTTTTTAAAACCTATTGTTGGGGGTGTCATCACCAAACTTCTATGGCATTTGGTCCCTCTTTTCAACAAATTGCAAACACACGTAACAGTGGAGAAATCATTGCACAAATTGTAGATCCAACCAACACAGCAATCACTTTGGGATATGAGCGCAGTGCCATGCCTGCATTTAACAGACTCACTTCAGAGCAACTGCAAGCACTCACCTCATATATTCAAAGTTTCAAGGACTAA
- a CDS encoding radical SAM/SPASM domain-containing protein translates to MFRLSNLIKTTLEESPSRTLNGSIIIWNMTNRCNLLCHHCYSKADANEKETLHFEQIKQTIPKLKKAGINFVIFSGGEPLLRKDIFDIAQLMKENDIITYLSTNGLYITPKNVQHIIDTFNYIGISIDGIKEVHDFFRAQIGSYEKAIQAIKLIQTYGGNAGIRFTLTKETQSSFYAMFDLVEKLNVNKFYISHLVYSGRGEENLNIDISKERRREYVEFIIQKAFEYYKQGKNIDLVTGNMEMDAIMLLKYFEQHYPEHTKTLYKKLTQWGGNSAGNRLGNMDWLGNVKPDPFFPFTVGNYLENDFENIWSNTQQPLLKRLREYPRQIEGRCNDCNYLEICNGGSRSRAFAISGDLWREDPSCYLSESEIRRRDNETI, encoded by the coding sequence ATGTTTCGACTTTCAAACTTAATCAAAACGACACTCGAAGAGAGTCCCAGTCGAACACTCAATGGTTCTATTATCATCTGGAATATGACCAATCGATGCAATCTTCTTTGTCATCATTGCTACAGTAAAGCCGATGCCAATGAGAAGGAGACACTCCATTTTGAACAGATAAAACAGACCATTCCTAAACTGAAAAAAGCCGGAATCAACTTTGTCATCTTCAGTGGGGGAGAACCACTTTTAAGAAAAGATATTTTTGATATTGCCCAATTGATGAAAGAGAATGATATTATCACATATCTCTCAACCAACGGGTTGTATATTACACCTAAAAATGTTCAACACATCATCGATACTTTTAATTACATTGGTATATCCATTGATGGAATTAAAGAAGTACATGACTTTTTCAGAGCGCAAATAGGCTCTTATGAGAAAGCCATACAAGCCATAAAACTGATACAAACCTATGGGGGAAATGCAGGGATACGTTTTACCTTAACCAAAGAGACACAAAGCAGTTTTTATGCAATGTTTGACTTGGTTGAAAAACTCAATGTCAATAAGTTCTATATCTCACACTTGGTCTACTCAGGAAGAGGCGAAGAAAACCTCAATATAGATATTTCAAAAGAGCGCCGACGAGAGTATGTTGAGTTCATTATTCAAAAAGCATTTGAGTATTATAAACAAGGAAAAAACATTGACCTTGTTACAGGTAACATGGAGATGGATGCCATCATGTTATTGAAATATTTTGAGCAACACTATCCTGAACATACAAAGACACTTTATAAAAAACTCACCCAATGGGGAGGCAACAGTGCGGGTAACCGATTGGGAAATATGGACTGGTTGGGCAATGTAAAACCCGACCCTTTTTTCCCTTTTACCGTGGGAAACTATTTAGAAAATGATTTTGAAAATATATGGAGCAACACCCAACAACCTTTATTGAAACGATTAAGAGAATACCCTCGACAAATTGAAGGAAGATGCAATGACTGCAACTATCTTGAAATCTGCAATGGAGGTTCAAGAAGTCGTGCGTTTGCCATTTCAGGAGATTTATGGAGGGAAGATCCCTCTTGTTATTTAAGTGAATCAGAGATAAGGAGAAGAGATAATGAAACCATTTAA
- a CDS encoding glycosyl transferase, with amino-acid sequence MSFFKYIKAVATGPKSNRDLTYEEIQEAIQQILEQKCESEQAAAFLMCLRVKLESDDELKGTLKSFDKYIKRDKLPQSVELGFSYDGKTDQPFLFPLTAQVLEAFFAKNTTIEPFFLVVSGDLEQPAKHGLTLKEVAQSATLSSVVRFYDRVDYFRELSQLTVLRKKLFMRSVFNTVEKLLNPAQSNYAITSAFHKPYVQKYFKLFGENYQNMWVIKGSEGNPEVFADFKYWYMNEGEITEKSVSLKEFNIQYNNEYEKISLEENLKLLENPSEVLMDLARLNAAILLVTAQRYNTIEEAYAVL; translated from the coding sequence ATGAGTTTTTTCAAATACATTAAAGCCGTAGCAACGGGCCCAAAGTCAAACAGAGATTTAACATATGAAGAGATACAAGAAGCGATACAACAAATTTTAGAACAAAAATGTGAGAGTGAACAAGCGGCCGCTTTTTTAATGTGTCTTCGTGTGAAGTTAGAGAGTGATGATGAACTTAAAGGCACATTGAAATCTTTTGATAAATATATCAAAAGAGATAAATTACCTCAAAGTGTAGAGCTGGGGTTTTCGTATGACGGAAAAACAGACCAACCCTTTTTATTCCCTTTAACGGCACAAGTTTTAGAAGCATTTTTTGCAAAAAATACAACTATTGAGCCTTTTTTCTTGGTCGTATCAGGGGATTTGGAACAACCAGCAAAACATGGATTAACACTCAAAGAAGTGGCACAAAGTGCAACGCTTTCATCTGTGGTTAGATTTTATGATCGAGTTGATTATTTTAGAGAGCTTTCACAATTGACTGTTTTACGTAAAAAACTCTTTATGCGGTCTGTGTTTAATACCGTTGAAAAACTGTTAAACCCAGCACAATCAAACTATGCTATTACATCAGCGTTTCATAAACCCTATGTACAGAAATATTTCAAACTCTTTGGTGAAAACTACCAAAACATGTGGGTTATTAAAGGAAGCGAAGGAAATCCAGAAGTGTTTGCTGACTTTAAATATTGGTATATGAATGAGGGTGAAATCACTGAAAAGAGTGTGAGTCTCAAAGAGTTTAATATACAGTACAATAATGAGTATGAAAAAATCTCCTTAGAAGAGAATCTCAAACTTTTAGAAAATCCAAGTGAAGTGCTGATGGATTTAGCCCGTTTGAATGCTGCGATTTTGCTTGTCACCGCACAACGTTATAATACCATTGAAGAAGCTTACGCTGTTTTATAA
- a CDS encoding Crp/Fnr family transcriptional regulator, translating into MFEDLKSIFLFADLDESVVKEIAQFSIKTKYNKEYILFYEGDESNSLYILNKGIVKLYKTASNGKELVLKYFQDNELIAEAASFQGIPYPATAEAFTDVEVIKIDFKKLKEVMLSNAELCFNMQISLIKKIKNLEGIIATNMVLDTKEKVAKYICDHKNQFFKTKNIHIAQMLNITPETLSRTLKVFKDEGLIDPQKKRIDTEGLSGYFL; encoded by the coding sequence ATGTTTGAAGATTTAAAATCGATTTTTCTGTTTGCAGATTTAGATGAGAGTGTGGTCAAAGAAATTGCACAATTCAGTATAAAAACAAAATATAATAAAGAGTACATCCTTTTTTATGAAGGAGATGAGAGCAACTCTTTATATATTTTAAATAAAGGAATAGTCAAACTTTATAAAACGGCTTCCAATGGGAAAGAGTTAGTTTTAAAATATTTTCAAGACAATGAACTTATTGCAGAAGCAGCCAGTTTTCAAGGTATACCATACCCTGCAACAGCAGAAGCTTTTACAGATGTAGAAGTGATTAAAATTGATTTCAAGAAATTAAAAGAGGTGATGCTTTCAAATGCAGAGTTGTGTTTTAATATGCAAATTTCATTGATAAAAAAGATTAAAAATCTGGAAGGAATCATTGCTACAAACATGGTACTGGATACCAAGGAGAAAGTGGCTAAATATATCTGTGATCATAAAAACCAGTTTTTTAAAACAAAAAATATTCATATTGCACAGATGCTGAACATCACACCTGAGACCCTCTCTCGAACATTGAAAGTGTTCAAAGATGAAGGACTCATAGATCCACAAAAGAAGAGAATTGATACCGAAGGTTTGTCCGGCTATTTTCTTTAA
- a CDS encoding Crp/Fnr family transcriptional regulator — MTGYLKEFFLFEDLCDETLSEIEKFTRKVSYPKESIVFYEGDDSKELFLLQSGIIKLYKVTSNDKEIILKYFHSNELIAEVANFENMPYPATAQAFTDVEVIKIDFASLKDVIYDNPSLAFKIQGSLIKKIKNLENLVSLHVVLDSQERLAKYIHDRTEEFFSTKNVSTAEILNISPETLSRILRTFKDEGIVDMGKQTVNKERLKQFFM; from the coding sequence ATGACGGGTTATCTTAAAGAGTTCTTTTTGTTTGAAGATTTATGTGATGAAACACTCAGTGAAATTGAGAAGTTTACACGTAAAGTCTCTTATCCAAAGGAGAGCATTGTTTTTTATGAGGGTGATGATTCCAAAGAGTTATTTCTGCTACAAAGCGGTATTATTAAGTTATATAAAGTGACTTCTAATGATAAAGAGATTATTTTAAAATATTTTCACTCTAATGAACTCATTGCAGAGGTGGCCAATTTTGAAAATATGCCATACCCTGCAACAGCTCAAGCCTTCACCGATGTTGAGGTGATTAAAATCGATTTTGCTTCACTCAAAGATGTCATTTATGATAATCCCAGTTTGGCTTTTAAGATACAAGGATCCCTTATAAAAAAGATTAAGAATTTAGAAAATCTGGTCTCTTTGCATGTGGTTTTAGATTCTCAAGAACGCTTAGCAAAGTATATTCATGATCGCACCGAAGAGTTTTTTAGTACTAAAAATGTCTCCACCGCAGAGATTTTAAATATCTCTCCTGAGACACTTTCAAGAATATTGCGTACCTTTAAAGACGAAGGTATTGTAGATATGGGAAAACAGACCGTCAATAAAGAGCGTCTGAAACAGTTTTTTATGTAG
- the cobA gene encoding uroporphyrinogen-III C-methyltransferase: MSKVYLTGAGPGDIELMTMKAARVIKEADIIIYDRLANPEILKMAKEGVVLTYVGKQDGKHSVPQDQINEIIYQSALKYETVVRLKGGDPFVFGRGGEEALYLKQRDVTYEIIPGITSSISVPAYAGIPVTHRGITTSFRVVTGHETPNKKISQLEWQTFLNDETIIFLMGYHNIDLISTKLLELGKRKDYPCAVISQGTTSEQKVVVGTLENIAQKSKGLPTPALIVIGEVVNLKEQIEWFQI, from the coding sequence ATGAGTAAAGTCTATTTAACTGGGGCGGGTCCAGGAGACATTGAATTGATGACGATGAAAGCTGCACGAGTCATTAAAGAAGCGGATATTATCATCTATGACCGTTTGGCCAATCCTGAAATTCTCAAAATGGCCAAAGAGGGTGTTGTTTTGACGTATGTAGGTAAACAAGATGGAAAACACTCTGTCCCTCAAGATCAAATCAATGAAATTATTTACCAATCGGCTTTAAAGTATGAAACCGTTGTGCGTTTAAAAGGGGGAGATCCTTTTGTATTTGGTCGAGGAGGTGAAGAGGCACTCTACTTAAAACAAAGAGATGTCACCTATGAAATAATCCCCGGTATCACCTCAAGTATCAGTGTGCCCGCTTATGCAGGTATCCCTGTAACTCATCGCGGTATCACTACCTCGTTTAGAGTCGTAACGGGGCATGAGACACCCAATAAAAAGATTTCCCAATTGGAGTGGCAAACGTTTTTAAATGATGAGACCATCATCTTTTTGATGGGGTATCACAATATTGATCTTATTAGCACGAAACTCTTGGAACTTGGGAAACGCAAAGATTACCCCTGTGCCGTCATTTCACAAGGAACTACCTCTGAACAAAAAGTGGTCGTAGGTACGTTGGAAAATATTGCCCAAAAATCTAAAGGATTACCAACGCCTGCCCTGATTGTAATTGGCGAAGTGGTCAACTTAAAAGAACAAATTGAGTGGTTTCAAATCTAA
- a CDS encoding cytochrome D1 domain-containing protein, with translation MKPFKRVLLLISMLLTCLQAEKLFVVQREDSSLAVINNNKVTHTVSHMRNMNHGIVKFYNKDAYVISRDGYVIRFNPQTYEVINEYKTSKSAIGFVINEHYVAVANYDDQSVDILTRDLQPIKKIKTGSRNVGIKIYKDFLIFSQMDKDTISVYEDQTHGTKTPLFTLYKEFHDVGELPFDAMIQDEKYIAGFFKSQYFGVVDLKTMRYKKIDIFLNKERQRVLKVPHFGFWSLSHKQIFIPAVGDNKVLVYDNEFNFMNNITTKGLPVFTSLSPTKEYLAVTFSGKDFPTIQIIDTKTLKIIHTFEFDGKVLHVRWSNTKNELYVSVNDSNKVAVINTKKWSVEHNITQVKKPSGIFIYEEKNNE, from the coding sequence ATGAAACCATTTAAAAGAGTTCTGTTGCTTATAAGCATGTTATTGACCTGTTTACAAGCTGAAAAGCTTTTTGTCGTACAAAGAGAGGACTCCTCCCTTGCTGTCATTAACAATAACAAAGTAACACATACGGTCTCTCATATGAGAAATATGAACCACGGTATCGTAAAGTTTTATAACAAAGATGCATATGTCATTTCAAGAGATGGCTATGTGATTCGTTTTAATCCTCAAACATATGAGGTCATCAATGAGTATAAAACCAGTAAAAGTGCCATTGGTTTTGTCATCAATGAACATTATGTAGCAGTTGCTAATTATGATGATCAAAGTGTGGATATCTTGACACGTGATTTACAACCCATAAAAAAAATAAAAACAGGTTCAAGAAATGTAGGGATTAAAATCTATAAAGATTTTTTAATCTTCTCACAAATGGACAAAGACACCATTTCAGTATATGAAGACCAAACTCATGGTACCAAAACCCCTCTTTTTACTCTGTATAAAGAGTTTCATGATGTGGGAGAACTTCCTTTTGATGCGATGATTCAAGATGAAAAGTACATTGCTGGATTTTTCAAATCTCAGTATTTTGGTGTGGTCGATTTAAAAACCATGCGTTACAAAAAAATTGATATTTTTTTAAATAAAGAGCGTCAACGCGTACTAAAAGTACCCCACTTTGGATTTTGGAGTTTAAGTCATAAACAGATTTTTATCCCCGCAGTGGGAGATAATAAAGTCCTTGTCTATGACAACGAATTTAACTTTATGAACAATATAACAACCAAAGGGTTACCGGTTTTCACCAGTTTAAGTCCCACTAAAGAGTATTTGGCCGTCACGTTTTCAGGTAAGGATTTTCCAACCATACAGATCATTGATACGAAAACTCTGAAAATTATTCATACATTTGAATTTGATGGGAAAGTGCTGCATGTGCGTTGGTCAAATACCAAAAATGAACTTTATGTCTCGGTCAATGACAGCAACAAAGTAGCTGTTATCAATACCAAAAAATGGAGTGTTGAGCACAATATAACACAGGTAAAAAAGCCCTCTGGCATCTTTATCTATGAGGAGAAAAACAATGAGTAA
- a CDS encoding Lrp/AsnC family transcriptional regulator: MTSISSNHLKNEILFRIQKNFPLVAQPFDAIAKELHTTEAFVLSTLQKAKNDKIIRQTSAIFDTTRLGYTSSLVAFEIDPMQIDQAIEILNSHPGISHNYERNHQFNIWFTIAVAPDSLLGLNKTIELLAQLTHTKNHIILPTLKLYKIAVKLNTTHRKETKEKIKAKKFKALTLTEEHFRLIKLLQHNIEFVSEPFAHITQYLNISYLQLFEMIEELQEAGVMRRYASILNHRKAGFNANAMVVWDINEEQAEEIGKEVASFSSVSHCYLRPKYDNWQYNLFSMIHGKSHEETQSVIDQIKKRITHNGYMPLYSSREFKKVRICYFSDDFMQWELNHI, from the coding sequence ATGACAAGCATAAGCAGTAATCACTTGAAAAATGAAATTCTTTTTAGAATTCAAAAGAATTTTCCACTCGTAGCACAACCATTTGATGCCATTGCCAAAGAGTTACATACTACAGAAGCTTTTGTTCTAAGCACTCTCCAAAAAGCTAAAAACGATAAGATTATACGACAAACTTCCGCCATTTTTGACACAACAAGACTCGGTTATACTTCATCACTGGTTGCTTTTGAAATTGATCCAATGCAAATCGATCAAGCCATAGAGATATTGAACTCTCACCCAGGTATTTCTCATAATTATGAAAGAAATCACCAATTCAATATCTGGTTTACCATTGCCGTTGCTCCAGACTCATTATTGGGATTAAACAAAACCATTGAACTTTTAGCTCAATTGACACATACAAAAAACCATATTATATTGCCCACACTAAAACTCTATAAAATAGCGGTTAAACTCAATACCACTCACCGTAAAGAGACCAAAGAGAAGATTAAAGCAAAAAAATTTAAAGCGTTGACACTCACAGAAGAGCATTTTCGTCTCATTAAACTTTTGCAACACAATATTGAATTTGTATCAGAACCTTTTGCACATATTACTCAATATTTAAACATCAGTTATCTCCAACTCTTTGAGATGATTGAAGAACTTCAAGAAGCAGGGGTCATGCGACGATATGCTTCCATTTTAAACCATCGAAAAGCAGGTTTTAATGCCAACGCTATGGTGGTTTGGGACATCAATGAAGAGCAAGCCGAAGAGATTGGTAAAGAGGTTGCCAGTTTTAGCTCCGTAAGTCATTGCTACTTACGTCCTAAATATGACAATTGGCAATACAATCTCTTTTCTATGATTCATGGGAAAAGCCACGAAGAGACGCAAAGTGTCATCGACCAAATAAAAAAGCGCATTACCCATAATGGTTATATGCCCTTATACTCTTCACGAGAGTTTAAAAAAGTGCGCATTTGCTACTTCAGCGACGATTTTATGCAGTGGGAACTCAACCATATCTAA